The following proteins are co-located in the Candidatus Dormiibacterota bacterium genome:
- a CDS encoding ABC transporter substrate-binding protein: MNRHLGLRRLGILAGAVILLTACGSSSAASTSAASAKSAADMGGMDALVAAAKKEGTLNVIALPPDWANYGVTITAFQNKYGIHVNSAAPNDSSQQEVDAIGTLAGTTRAPDVVDVGMAVALKNVDRFAPYQVSTWSDIAASSKEPTGLWVQDYSGAMAIGYDSSKVPAITSVQDLLGDAFKSKVALPGNALGSNQAVNSIMEVSLNNGGSLDDISKGVDFFKQLKAKGNWVNVIGTTATVKEGTTPVLFEWDYNSQTHVKDVSTWKLFLPANPVVAAYAQAINKGAPHPAAARLWEEYLYSNAGQNEFLKGGAHPIRMAAMTAAGTVNAAAAAALPPVKGTPVFMSDDQAAAANAYLKDNWSKAMG, encoded by the coding sequence ATGAACCGGCACCTCGGTCTGCGCCGCCTCGGCATCCTGGCTGGGGCCGTGATCCTGCTGACCGCTTGCGGCTCGAGCAGCGCCGCGAGCACGAGCGCGGCGAGCGCCAAGTCCGCCGCCGACATGGGTGGGATGGACGCCTTGGTCGCAGCGGCCAAGAAAGAGGGCACGCTGAACGTCATCGCGCTTCCTCCTGACTGGGCCAACTACGGCGTCACCATCACGGCGTTCCAAAACAAATACGGCATCCACGTCAATTCGGCCGCTCCCAACGACAGCAGCCAGCAGGAGGTCGACGCGATCGGCACACTCGCCGGCACGACTCGCGCTCCCGACGTGGTTGACGTCGGTATGGCGGTCGCTCTGAAGAATGTCGACCGCTTTGCTCCGTATCAGGTCTCAACGTGGAGCGATATTGCAGCGAGCTCGAAGGAGCCCACGGGACTGTGGGTCCAGGATTACAGCGGCGCCATGGCGATCGGCTATGACTCCAGCAAGGTGCCGGCCATCACTTCGGTTCAGGATCTCCTTGGTGATGCCTTCAAGAGCAAAGTCGCCCTTCCCGGCAACGCGCTGGGCTCGAACCAGGCGGTGAACTCGATCATGGAGGTGAGCCTAAACAACGGTGGTTCGCTCGATGACATCAGCAAGGGCGTCGATTTCTTCAAGCAGCTGAAGGCGAAGGGCAACTGGGTCAACGTGATCGGGACGACGGCTACGGTCAAGGAAGGCACCACGCCGGTCCTCTTCGAATGGGATTACAACTCCCAGACGCACGTCAAGGACGTCTCGACGTGGAAGCTCTTTTTGCCGGCGAACCCCGTGGTTGCTGCCTACGCGCAGGCCATCAACAAAGGTGCACCACACCCGGCGGCCGCCCGCTTGTGGGAGGAGTACCTGTATTCGAACGCAGGCCAGAACGAGTTCCTCAAGGGCGGTGCCCACCCCATTCGCATGGCGGCTATGACCGCCGCGGGGACTGTCAACGCGGCCGCGGCGGCGGCGCTACCGCCGGTGAAGGGCACGCCGGTCTTCATGAGCGATGACCAGGCGGCAGCGGCCAATGCCTACCTCAAAGACAACTGGTCCAAGGCCATGGGTTGA
- a CDS encoding MerR family transcriptional regulator codes for MKASLGIGEVAAATGLHASAIRYYEDAGVLPKADRVSGKRRYHPETIDRLMLIRFCSRLGMRLVDIRGLLATPAGSRAKAYWRRLVDGKLDEIADLINAAQGVERILRESRDCDCVTMASCAFLREERAKPPLSSRDRRIQA; via the coding sequence GTGAAGGCGTCTCTCGGCATCGGAGAGGTTGCGGCTGCCACCGGTCTCCACGCATCGGCCATTCGATACTACGAAGACGCCGGCGTCTTGCCAAAAGCCGATCGGGTGAGCGGCAAGCGCCGCTACCACCCAGAGACGATTGATCGTCTCATGCTGATTCGATTCTGTAGCCGCCTTGGCATGCGACTGGTCGACATACGGGGGCTGCTGGCCACTCCCGCGGGAAGTCGGGCAAAGGCATACTGGCGCCGACTCGTCGATGGCAAGCTCGACGAGATTGCTGATCTGATCAATGCGGCGCAGGGGGTCGAACGCATCCTTCGCGAGAGCCGCGACTGCGATTGTGTGACCATGGCGAGCTGCGCGTTTCTCAGGGAGGAGCGGGCAAAGCCGCCTCTTTCCTCACGAGACAGGCGGATCCAGGCATGA
- a CDS encoding VOC family protein, which yields MSSAATRSIAPWLTVRDAQQAIDYYKAAFGAVELYRLPADDGTVAVAQLSVGGAVFWVQTDGNAGTAEPGAGSVRMILSVDDPDSVFEQAVAAGATVVAAIHEEYGWRTGRVTDPFGHDWEMSKQLTS from the coding sequence ATGAGTTCCGCAGCAACTCGGAGCATCGCTCCGTGGCTGACCGTACGTGACGCCCAACAGGCCATCGACTATTACAAGGCCGCGTTCGGGGCGGTCGAGCTCTATCGTCTCCCCGCCGACGACGGGACCGTCGCCGTCGCACAACTCTCGGTCGGAGGCGCGGTGTTCTGGGTCCAAACTGACGGCAACGCCGGCACTGCTGAGCCGGGCGCCGGATCGGTGCGGATGATCCTGTCGGTCGACGATCCGGACTCGGTCTTCGAGCAGGCGGTCGCAGCGGGCGCGACGGTGGTGGCGGCGATCCACGAGGAATACGGTTGGCGAACCGGGCGCGTCACCGATCCCTTTGGCCACGATTGGGAGATGAGCAAACAGCTCACCTCGTAG
- a CDS encoding VOC family protein, producing MFRAKAAFSGFSVSDLPTAKKFYAETLGLKVEDDGVGVRLHLPGGGTVFAYPKHDHQPATFTILNFGVDDIDAAVDDLTSRGVQFEHDDGAKTDEKGILRGRAQNRGPDIAWFKDPAGNFLSVIEQREGTPQ from the coding sequence ATGTTTAGGGCAAAGGCGGCGTTCAGCGGCTTTTCCGTGAGCGATCTACCAACCGCGAAGAAGTTCTATGCCGAGACGCTGGGATTGAAAGTCGAGGACGATGGGGTAGGGGTGAGGCTCCATTTGCCTGGTGGCGGTACCGTCTTTGCCTACCCCAAGCACGATCACCAGCCGGCCACGTTCACCATCTTGAATTTCGGGGTCGATGACATCGACGCGGCGGTCGATGATCTCACGAGTCGAGGCGTCCAGTTCGAGCACGACGATGGTGCGAAGACAGATGAGAAAGGCATCTTGCGCGGCAGGGCGCAGAATAGGGGCCCGGACATCGCCTGGTTCAAGGACCCCGCCGGGAATTTCCTGTCAGTGATCGAACAGAGGGAGGGTACACCGCAATGA